From one Ochrobactrum vermis genomic stretch:
- a CDS encoding EscS/YscS/HrcS family type III secretion system export apparatus protein, whose amino-acid sequence MTDDLILTRVQGALLSVLYASAPVIIAALVVGLIVGLLQALTQIQDQSLPQAIKIVVILVVILIFGPIVGQDIARQATVAFEEFPGATR is encoded by the coding sequence ATGACAGATGATCTCATTCTCACAAGGGTTCAGGGAGCACTACTATCGGTGCTTTATGCATCAGCGCCTGTAATCATCGCTGCCCTGGTCGTTGGATTGATCGTCGGCCTCCTTCAGGCTTTGACCCAGATTCAAGATCAGTCACTGCCTCAGGCAATCAAGATCGTCGTCATTCTGGTCGTGATCCTCATTTTCGGGCCGATAGTTGGTCAGGACATCGCACGCCAGGCAACGGTTGCTTTCGAGGAGTTTCCGGGGGCAACGCGATGA
- the sctR gene encoding type III secretion system export apparatus subunit SctR, with product MIEAQQNILPLIVVIGIVGLLPLAVVTMTGFLKISVVLFLVRNALGIQQMPPNLVLYGIALVLTVFVTTPMLTEIQRTLVEGQAKFETADDIMRSAELVREPIKRQLVRFTKPEERSFFQSATQRLWPDAKQDIVRDDDLSILIPAFVASELTRAFEIGLLLYLPFLVIDLVVANILMTLGMIMVSPILISIPLKLFLFVAIDGWSRLMHGLILSYS from the coding sequence ATGATTGAGGCGCAACAGAACATCCTTCCCCTCATTGTTGTCATCGGAATTGTCGGTCTCCTGCCCCTGGCAGTGGTCACCATGACCGGCTTTCTCAAAATATCCGTTGTGCTGTTTCTGGTGCGTAATGCGCTAGGCATCCAGCAAATGCCGCCAAATCTCGTTCTGTACGGAATAGCCCTTGTCCTGACAGTGTTTGTCACCACGCCAATGTTGACAGAAATCCAGAGAACACTTGTGGAGGGACAGGCTAAATTCGAAACGGCGGACGACATTATGCGTAGCGCCGAACTTGTACGCGAACCGATCAAACGCCAGCTTGTGCGGTTCACCAAGCCGGAAGAACGCAGCTTTTTTCAAAGCGCAACTCAACGTTTATGGCCCGACGCCAAGCAAGACATCGTGCGCGACGATGACCTGTCTATTCTCATACCTGCTTTCGTTGCCAGCGAATTAACGCGTGCATTCGAGATCGGACTCCTGCTTTATCTGCCATTTCTCGTGATCGATCTGGTTGTCGCCAACATCCTCATGACGCTTGGCATGATCATGGTGTCACCGATCCTCATATCCATTCCACTGAAACTGTTCCTGTTTGTCGCAATCGACGGATGGTCGCGCCTGATGCACGGCCTTATCTTGAGCTATTCCTGA
- a CDS encoding MurR/RpiR family transcriptional regulator: MPKHQRDIEQEIADLISDDFQRFNERLTEQLETMPQGLRAAARFVLSHPVDVALTSMRKQAKQVGVSHSTMVRLAEWTGLDGYDALRAIFREGIKAGTWTGTEGSTDNDWGQQTSSDSLEWLATEVERCGLQDRIQHYGEAATILADADRVICVTSEAELTVAHRFGDLMQAIGRKAVSFDSATGAPTEIKSLGPRDAMLAVCMGASIPQVTNTARYAGRRGARIVALTNCPASSITRFSHVIILPSQISQTTPMLAATIASVEIIASLMANPGIAL; encoded by the coding sequence ATGCCCAAACACCAGAGGGATATCGAACAGGAAATTGCTGACTTAATCAGCGATGACTTTCAACGTTTCAACGAACGGCTGACCGAGCAACTGGAAACCATGCCGCAAGGTTTACGCGCCGCAGCGCGTTTCGTCCTGTCGCATCCGGTTGACGTCGCTCTGACGTCAATGCGCAAACAAGCCAAACAGGTGGGAGTATCTCACTCCACAATGGTACGTCTGGCAGAATGGACGGGGTTGGATGGTTATGACGCACTGCGTGCGATCTTCAGAGAAGGAATTAAAGCAGGAACCTGGACCGGCACAGAGGGTTCAACAGACAATGATTGGGGTCAGCAGACATCCAGTGACAGCCTCGAATGGCTGGCAACGGAGGTGGAGCGTTGCGGCCTGCAGGACAGGATCCAGCATTACGGGGAAGCGGCCACCATACTGGCTGACGCGGATCGCGTGATCTGCGTGACCAGCGAGGCGGAGCTTACCGTAGCCCACCGTTTCGGAGATCTGATGCAGGCGATCGGGCGCAAGGCTGTTTCATTCGATTCAGCAACAGGCGCGCCGACAGAGATCAAATCACTGGGGCCCCGCGACGCAATGCTTGCAGTGTGCATGGGGGCATCAATTCCTCAAGTCACAAACACGGCGCGATATGCAGGGCGCCGGGGCGCGCGAATAGTTGCACTTACCAACTGCCCGGCGTCGTCGATCACACGATTTTCCCATGTGATCATACTGCCCTCGCAAATATCGCAGACCACTCCGATGCTTGCAGCAACAATCGCATCCGTAGAAATAATCGCATCACTGATGGCTAATCCCGGCATCGCGTTGTGA
- the sctJ gene encoding type III secretion system inner membrane ring lipoprotein SctJ translates to MVSSRVRALVLIMSLLVLQACTVELYTDLDQRQANEVVAALARKGIPAERENSKSGKITVSVPKDRFADAMAILNENGLPKQSFESLGDVFKNDGLISSPVQEKARMIYGLSQELSKTILDIDGVLSARVHLVLPENDPLRQNLVPSSASVFIRHKTSVPMNSLIPQVKMLVANGVAGLSYDKVSVVLVPVMAPTDASEDVQGYTSFLGLWLHPDSVVPAIWLISTFVAAISGLAIWIFLLISRRKNGEYRIGELLPPSKRTASPNG, encoded by the coding sequence ATGGTTTCCTCCAGGGTTCGTGCCCTCGTCCTCATCATGTCACTTCTGGTGCTGCAGGCCTGTACTGTCGAGCTTTATACCGATCTCGATCAGCGTCAGGCAAACGAAGTCGTGGCTGCACTTGCTCGCAAAGGCATACCCGCAGAGCGGGAAAACAGTAAAAGCGGCAAGATAACCGTTTCCGTTCCAAAAGACCGTTTTGCAGATGCCATGGCCATTCTCAATGAGAATGGACTTCCAAAGCAGAGTTTTGAAAGCCTTGGCGACGTCTTCAAGAATGATGGCCTTATCTCCTCACCCGTTCAGGAAAAGGCTCGCATGATTTACGGACTAAGCCAGGAACTATCCAAGACAATCCTGGATATCGATGGTGTGCTTTCCGCGCGCGTACATCTCGTCTTGCCTGAAAACGACCCACTTCGGCAAAATCTGGTGCCATCCTCGGCTTCAGTGTTCATCCGCCACAAGACATCCGTTCCGATGAACAGCTTGATCCCGCAGGTAAAGATGCTTGTTGCCAACGGTGTCGCGGGCCTTTCCTATGACAAGGTTTCAGTGGTTCTGGTTCCCGTCATGGCGCCCACAGACGCCAGCGAGGATGTTCAGGGTTACACATCCTTTCTTGGGCTATGGCTGCATCCGGACAGTGTGGTGCCAGCGATCTGGCTGATCAGCACCTTCGTAGCGGCTATATCAGGATTGGCTATCTGGATATTCCTGCTCATCAGCCGACGCAAAAATGGAGAATACAGGATCGGTGAGCTTCTGCCTCCGTCCAAGAGAACGGCTTCGCCAAATGGATGA
- a CDS encoding SctD/MshK family protein — MHALPALLEKWRSGFADGNVRLSVAAGLHQGATISLDGSAYVIGSDAEADIVLKDAGIAARHVLVRPTGRRIEIEAVGGDVEVNTHHIAEGHGYRSRLPVNIVVGDAQMVICAPSQPEPKSFFKRPTTAVATVVCCIGVFASLAAHALMSSPVGADLGTDPGSTMQAAMPDKAETPAVAQGLLAAQLDQAGIGGVTLAVEKNRLVASGALAKEKSEAWLDIQSWFDRNYGDRIVLTSNVAVNGVGTPPRLALQAIWFGPNSYVLAGDGTRYHEGAYVDDGWMISKIGEKSLHLSKEGATIALNYR, encoded by the coding sequence ATGCACGCGCTGCCCGCTTTACTGGAAAAATGGCGTAGCGGCTTTGCGGATGGAAATGTTCGACTGAGCGTCGCCGCAGGATTACACCAAGGCGCAACCATCTCGCTTGATGGTTCAGCTTACGTCATCGGTTCCGACGCTGAAGCTGATATTGTTCTGAAGGACGCGGGTATCGCCGCGCGTCATGTGCTGGTGCGGCCCACAGGTCGCCGCATCGAAATCGAGGCTGTCGGTGGTGATGTTGAAGTAAACACTCATCACATCGCCGAGGGACACGGGTATCGAAGCCGACTACCTGTCAACATCGTCGTCGGCGATGCACAGATGGTAATCTGTGCTCCGTCTCAGCCCGAGCCAAAAAGCTTTTTCAAACGCCCAACGACTGCGGTCGCGACTGTGGTCTGTTGTATCGGCGTCTTTGCGTCTCTAGCGGCCCACGCATTGATGAGCTCCCCTGTAGGCGCGGATCTCGGCACTGACCCCGGCAGCACGATGCAGGCCGCCATGCCGGACAAGGCAGAAACTCCGGCTGTCGCCCAAGGCCTGCTGGCTGCTCAACTGGACCAGGCAGGCATCGGTGGAGTGACTTTGGCAGTCGAAAAAAACCGCCTCGTGGCTTCAGGCGCGTTAGCCAAGGAGAAAAGCGAGGCCTGGCTGGATATACAGTCCTGGTTTGATCGGAACTATGGCGACAGAATCGTGCTGACTTCGAATGTCGCCGTCAACGGTGTCGGCACGCCCCCTCGCCTTGCACTACAAGCCATCTGGTTCGGACCGAATTCCTACGTGTTGGCAGGAGACGGCACTCGGTATCATGAGGGTGCCTATGTGGATGATGGCTGGATGATCAGCAAGATTGGCGAGAAGTCGCTTCACCTTAGCAAGGAGGGGGCAACAATTGCTCTGAATTACCGATGA
- a CDS encoding type III secretion protein yields MSWAAEPKWPEGPYQYMVIDQSVRDTLTEFGRNIGVSTQMSPEIKGRVTASVPQGNAKEFLEWVCNRYGLVWYFDGSTLHISNETENRTEVLAMDDRALDGISQRLDNLGLVDPRFPVRIDREQKAASISGPPAYIALVKETVGTFTTAETVSDAPTNVRVFRGRQTQAQSVDVGSPTVEKVN; encoded by the coding sequence ATGAGCTGGGCCGCTGAACCTAAATGGCCCGAGGGTCCTTACCAGTACATGGTTATCGATCAGTCAGTGCGTGACACGCTAACCGAATTCGGTCGAAATATCGGGGTATCCACTCAGATGAGCCCTGAAATCAAAGGACGTGTCACCGCAAGTGTGCCGCAAGGCAACGCGAAGGAGTTCCTTGAGTGGGTTTGCAACCGTTACGGCCTAGTCTGGTATTTCGACGGTTCCACATTGCACATCAGCAACGAGACCGAAAACCGCACCGAAGTGCTAGCCATGGACGACAGAGCGCTTGATGGTATCAGCCAGCGACTTGATAATCTGGGGCTTGTCGATCCACGGTTTCCGGTTCGGATCGACCGCGAGCAAAAGGCGGCATCCATATCGGGCCCACCTGCCTACATCGCCCTCGTCAAGGAAACCGTCGGCACGTTTACGACAGCGGAAACCGTATCCGACGCTCCCACGAATGTACGTGTATTTCGCGGACGGCAAACCCAGGCACAATCAGTCGATGTCGGTTCGCCGACTGTAGAAAAAGTCAATTGA
- a CDS encoding tetratricopeptide repeat protein — translation MRFGLAVVLGAVLLATGCQTINEKTVKKNPEPTSQSERLAKLAKDIEGRGEADTALPLYARAAAMPEASAAIMVQSGDAYSRAGQAEEAISAYKAALAKAPDNGPALLGMGTALVQVGDLSAGVSALTSAAPAVGTSSAYNRLGVALTMTGQTQNAIAAYQKALSMAPADVDIQSNLALAAALQGDASTVEQAAHKVEASGAAELHHKRNIVLAYGLIGHDQEVRSSTPAGLTSGEVDKILKLAKKARTKGSVTAKAAALRDVMSG, via the coding sequence ATGCGGTTTGGTTTAGCAGTGGTTCTGGGGGCTGTCTTGCTGGCAACCGGTTGTCAGACGATCAACGAAAAAACCGTAAAAAAAAATCCGGAGCCGACGTCTCAATCAGAGCGATTGGCAAAGCTGGCTAAAGACATCGAGGGCCGTGGAGAAGCTGACACAGCCTTGCCTTTATATGCGCGCGCTGCCGCAATGCCGGAGGCAAGCGCAGCAATCATGGTACAGTCCGGCGACGCCTATTCTCGGGCTGGGCAAGCCGAAGAGGCGATCAGTGCATATAAGGCGGCTCTGGCCAAGGCGCCTGACAATGGACCGGCATTGCTGGGGATGGGGACTGCGCTGGTTCAGGTCGGTGACTTGTCAGCTGGCGTCAGTGCCCTGACCTCTGCCGCACCGGCAGTTGGTACCAGCAGTGCCTATAATCGTCTCGGTGTTGCCTTGACCATGACAGGACAAACACAAAACGCGATTGCAGCTTATCAAAAGGCACTGAGCATGGCGCCCGCAGATGTCGATATCCAGTCGAACCTGGCGCTGGCTGCCGCTTTGCAGGGCGACGCGTCAACGGTGGAACAGGCAGCACATAAGGTCGAAGCCTCGGGAGCTGCCGAGCTTCATCACAAGCGAAACATTGTGCTGGCTTACGGCTTGATCGGTCATGATCAAGAGGTTCGTTCCTCCACCCCCGCGGGATTAACCAGCGGTGAAGTCGACAAAATCCTCAAACTGGCAAAAAAAGCGCGTACGAAAGGGTCAGTAACGGCCAAGGCAGCAGCGCTTCGCGATGTCATGAGCGGATGA
- a CDS encoding MurR/RpiR family transcriptional regulator: protein MRESSVTSSGRRPVEMPDMAGEILILLRAQLNDMTPQIQTAARFILDRPQDVMLLSMRELANAAGVSHSTIMRLAEWLGLDGYAALREVFISSFREGTIVVTAESGMPEKAGEEGKTPALIASSIKDLAADKAQVQLADAAQRLMKARTIVLVGSAQESPVIGHARQLFQALGSRVQISEQFQAADAVEEDICLLVISLRPHGDEPREAIRLARQLGVPSLAITDSSKALVARMADVPVIFRPASIALNIPSLTPAIAAIEAIASIWRRNMG from the coding sequence ATGCGCGAGTCGTCCGTGACCTCTTCTGGTCGTCGCCCAGTCGAAATGCCTGACATGGCAGGTGAAATTCTCATTTTGCTGCGTGCTCAGCTCAACGACATGACGCCGCAGATCCAGACCGCTGCGAGATTTATTCTCGACCGGCCGCAAGACGTGATGCTCCTGTCGATGCGAGAACTGGCAAATGCGGCAGGTGTCTCGCATTCGACGATAATGCGTTTGGCGGAATGGTTGGGGCTTGATGGATATGCCGCACTGCGTGAGGTCTTTATCAGCTCATTCCGGGAGGGAACGATTGTCGTAACTGCGGAATCGGGCATGCCGGAGAAAGCAGGCGAAGAGGGGAAGACCCCTGCGTTGATCGCATCCTCGATCAAGGATCTGGCGGCTGACAAGGCTCAGGTGCAACTTGCCGATGCGGCACAGCGGCTCATGAAGGCACGGACGATTGTCCTTGTTGGTTCGGCCCAGGAAAGCCCGGTGATCGGTCACGCAAGGCAACTTTTTCAAGCCCTCGGTTCGCGGGTGCAAATATCTGAACAGTTTCAAGCCGCAGATGCGGTTGAAGAAGATATATGCCTGCTCGTCATCTCCTTGCGCCCGCATGGCGATGAGCCCAGAGAGGCCATCCGTCTGGCGAGGCAGCTTGGTGTCCCCTCGCTTGCCATAACCGACAGTTCGAAAGCGCTGGTCGCAAGAATGGCAGATGTGCCGGTCATTTTTCGCCCCGCGTCGATAGCACTTAATATTCCCAGCCTAACCCCCGCCATCGCCGCCATAGAAGCAATCGCTTCAATCTGGCGACGAAATATGGGGTAA
- a CDS encoding L,D-transpeptidase, whose product MTAVVVCLILAITATTPLCAQTGGYDPRTWVFDEEANVMLAPGDLLPPGDRGSADRSREPIPKRIVNYSGSEPTGTIIVNTTAKRLELVLGGGKAMRYSVGVGREGLSWSGRDRVSAKKQWPDWRPPAEMRARENLKGRSLPAFVPGGHNNPLGARALYIGSTLYRIHGTNQPWTVGTATSSGCIRLTNEDVVDLYERVTVGVGVIVQK is encoded by the coding sequence ATCACTGCCGTGGTCGTTTGTCTGATCCTCGCGATTACCGCTACAACTCCACTGTGTGCACAAACCGGGGGGTATGACCCCAGAACCTGGGTTTTTGATGAGGAAGCCAATGTCATGTTGGCGCCTGGAGACCTATTACCCCCAGGTGATCGTGGGTCCGCTGATCGTAGCAGGGAACCTATACCGAAGCGGATTGTAAACTATTCAGGGTCGGAGCCGACAGGCACCATAATCGTAAATACGACCGCAAAACGGCTCGAACTGGTTCTGGGGGGCGGAAAGGCAATGCGATATTCTGTGGGGGTGGGACGCGAAGGGCTCAGTTGGTCGGGACGTGATCGGGTATCTGCCAAAAAACAGTGGCCGGACTGGCGTCCACCGGCTGAGATGCGGGCACGCGAAAATCTGAAAGGACGTTCGCTACCTGCCTTCGTCCCCGGCGGACACAACAATCCGCTTGGCGCTAGGGCACTTTATATCGGGTCTACCCTCTATCGGATCCACGGAACAAACCAACCGTGGACCGTGGGCACGGCGACCTCCTCGGGATGTATTCGTTTGACCAATGAAGACGTTGTCGACCTCTATGAACGGGTAACGGTTGGTGTCGGTGTCATTGTGCAGAAATGA
- a CDS encoding FliI/YscN family ATPase yields the protein MNETDTKFASIIPRLRGGLTENRVSRPSRGRVRDVTGLMISASIDEARMGEICDLVDPKSGQRGKAEVVGLRDDTAILLPLGDIQNLSNLTEVIPTRNVQQIRVGPGLLGRVIDSLGNPIDGAPLDPGYDWHSYPVMAQAPEPMERMLISEPIHFGVRAIDGMLTCARGQRVGLFGAPGVGKSLLLAEIVEGSDADVTVVALIGERGREVREFMEHHLGVASRQRCVVVAATSDRSGIERVKAAHAATTIAEYFRDQGKHVLLAVDNITRFARAQREIGLAAGEPPTRRGFPPSFFAALPRLLERAGPGSTGSITGLYNVLIEGDGTQDPVVEEVQALLDGHIFLSADLAQRNHFPAIDVVRSNSRLMSKVIDDEHRAAAAHIRRLLARYQEVELLIRIGEYEHGSDALTDEAIAKIDKINDFLQQKQPMRAPIEETLCLMRGIAD from the coding sequence ATGAACGAAACAGACACGAAGTTTGCCTCCATCATCCCCCGACTGCGCGGAGGACTTACCGAAAACAGGGTTTCTCGCCCCAGTCGCGGTCGGGTGCGCGATGTCACTGGCCTGATGATTAGCGCCTCTATCGATGAAGCCCGCATGGGCGAAATCTGTGATCTTGTCGACCCCAAATCAGGTCAGCGAGGGAAAGCCGAAGTCGTTGGGCTAAGGGACGACACCGCTATCTTGCTTCCATTGGGCGACATTCAAAACCTATCCAATCTTACAGAGGTCATCCCGACACGAAATGTACAGCAAATCCGTGTTGGACCAGGTCTCCTCGGTCGGGTCATCGATTCTTTGGGCAATCCCATCGATGGCGCACCGTTGGATCCTGGCTACGACTGGCACTCCTATCCGGTCATGGCCCAGGCGCCCGAGCCTATGGAAAGGATGTTGATATCGGAACCCATCCATTTCGGCGTACGGGCGATTGACGGGATGCTAACCTGCGCGCGGGGCCAACGCGTCGGTCTGTTCGGTGCACCAGGTGTCGGAAAGTCACTCCTTCTGGCCGAAATCGTCGAAGGCAGCGATGCAGATGTCACCGTTGTCGCCCTGATCGGGGAACGCGGCCGGGAAGTGCGCGAATTCATGGAGCACCATCTTGGTGTAGCATCACGACAGCGCTGTGTAGTGGTCGCAGCCACTTCTGATCGCTCGGGTATAGAACGTGTCAAGGCAGCACATGCTGCCACAACCATAGCCGAGTATTTCCGCGACCAAGGTAAACATGTACTGCTGGCAGTCGACAATATCACGCGCTTCGCCAGGGCTCAGCGTGAAATTGGACTTGCTGCCGGGGAGCCTCCCACCAGACGCGGTTTCCCACCCTCTTTCTTTGCTGCTCTACCTCGCTTGCTAGAACGGGCCGGTCCCGGCTCCACCGGGTCGATTACCGGGCTTTACAACGTGCTCATAGAGGGCGACGGCACTCAGGATCCTGTTGTCGAAGAAGTTCAGGCGCTGCTGGATGGCCACATCTTCCTCTCGGCAGATCTTGCCCAGCGCAACCATTTTCCCGCCATCGACGTCGTGCGTTCCAATAGCCGTCTGATGTCGAAGGTGATTGACGATGAGCATCGTGCGGCGGCGGCACATATTAGACGGCTCCTTGCCAGATATCAGGAGGTGGAACTTCTGATACGCATCGGTGAATATGAACATGGTTCCGATGCGCTAACCGACGAAGCGATTGCAAAGATCGACAAGATCAATGACTTCCTGCAGCAAAAACAGCCAATGCGCGCACCAATCGAAGAAACCCTGTGCCTGATGCGAGGGATAGCGGATTGA
- the sctQ gene encoding type III secretion system cytoplasmic ring protein SctQ has protein sequence MVAVLANRRQVATTSQVNGKLRPTVEPLGLPELPTQHIDTANALNRRRSLVSFSVMDRTFTLGPTNYPPDAHHEVSVTLTTSYGWAALHIPAALFGDWLERSDSTTGFETMPLADLTLLLEAILDNELNWLEQKLNSGIEFLEVRGNVDFHDDPLLPIISARSDCGMSISLTIGSDQLAQKLAALLDQAAEPASLFATSVPVPLRILYGATTITLREMKELERDDVILPADSELHASRSCCLIGDRLAAPVSAVNGGWHLNDHFLPLTGSEWDFDMATERTTENGDDDSVAGLADIPVTLVFEAGRVALPLAEVQRLDAGALIPLDAPVDNGVSIFASGKRVGRGELVKLGEKLGIRVVNIFNND, from the coding sequence ATGGTTGCGGTGCTGGCAAACAGAAGACAGGTGGCAACCACCAGTCAGGTCAACGGTAAGCTTCGCCCTACCGTTGAGCCTTTGGGCTTGCCCGAACTACCCACCCAGCACATTGATACGGCTAACGCGCTTAATCGGCGACGGAGCCTGGTTTCATTTTCAGTAATGGACCGGACATTTACTCTTGGCCCGACCAACTATCCGCCAGACGCACATCACGAGGTTTCCGTTACCCTAACAACCTCCTATGGCTGGGCGGCGCTTCATATCCCAGCCGCATTATTCGGTGACTGGTTAGAACGGTCTGATTCAACAACCGGCTTCGAAACTATGCCGTTGGCAGATCTGACCCTCCTGCTTGAGGCCATTCTTGATAACGAATTGAACTGGCTTGAACAAAAGCTGAATAGCGGAATTGAATTCCTTGAGGTCCGGGGGAACGTCGATTTTCACGATGATCCGCTACTGCCCATCATATCGGCCAGATCCGATTGCGGCATGAGCATCTCACTGACCATCGGCAGCGATCAACTTGCGCAAAAGCTGGCGGCGCTGCTCGATCAGGCGGCAGAACCGGCCTCGCTTTTTGCAACATCGGTTCCGGTTCCCCTGCGCATTCTCTACGGCGCAACCACCATTACCCTCCGCGAGATGAAAGAACTGGAACGGGACGATGTCATTCTACCGGCAGACAGCGAACTTCATGCAAGCCGATCCTGTTGTCTGATCGGCGACCGATTGGCTGCCCCTGTTTCGGCTGTCAACGGTGGCTGGCATTTGAATGATCACTTCCTTCCTTTAACCGGATCTGAATGGGATTTCGACATGGCTACTGAACGCACGACGGAAAACGGTGATGACGACAGCGTTGCAGGCCTGGCCGATATACCGGTAACTCTGGTGTTTGAGGCAGGCCGTGTGGCGTTGCCCCTTGCGGAAGTCCAGCGTCTGGATGCAGGCGCTCTGATCCCGCTCGACGCTCCCGTCGACAATGGGGTCTCGATCTTTGCAAGTGGCAAGCGTGTCGGTCGTGGGGAGCTCGTAAAGCTGGGTGAAAAACTTGGTATCCGTGTTGTGAATATCTTCAACAATGATTGA
- the sctL gene encoding type III secretion system stator protein SctL, with product MTSSTAPVKFSNGPTGRIIKASSARVWLEGYNLLQSAKAAAEEQQAAARKAYGDSYAQGYEDGYSEGQKAATRLIQTTTIKVDRYLGSLENEITSLALDIVTRVLGAFDTGNLLAQTARQALVDLRRSKYVKIAVNPAMEQAVRRELADLMANEEMPFEIHGDPELADDACILSSDLAVIDATLRVQLEAIRTNLLTPDATFSRTGHE from the coding sequence ATGACTTCGAGCACCGCCCCCGTCAAGTTCTCCAATGGCCCAACGGGGCGCATCATCAAGGCATCTTCAGCACGGGTCTGGCTGGAGGGGTACAACCTCCTCCAAAGTGCCAAAGCTGCGGCAGAAGAACAGCAGGCAGCGGCCCGCAAGGCCTATGGCGACAGTTACGCACAGGGTTATGAAGACGGATATAGCGAAGGCCAGAAGGCGGCCACACGTCTGATTCAGACCACCACCATCAAAGTTGATCGATATCTCGGATCCCTGGAGAATGAAATCACCAGTCTCGCGCTCGACATCGTCACGCGTGTGCTTGGCGCATTCGACACAGGCAACCTACTGGCCCAGACGGCCCGTCAGGCGCTGGTGGATCTGCGTCGCTCAAAATACGTGAAGATTGCCGTCAACCCAGCCATGGAACAGGCAGTGCGTCGTGAACTGGCCGACCTGATGGCGAATGAAGAGATGCCCTTTGAAATACATGGCGACCCCGAACTGGCGGACGATGCCTGTATTCTGTCCTCCGATCTGGCCGTGATCGACGCTACGCTCAGAGTACAGTTGGAAGCAATACGCACGAACCTTCTGACACCTGATGCAACGTTTTCCAGAACGGGGCATGAATGA
- the sctT gene encoding type III secretion system export apparatus subunit SctT: MTSVGGIFSALHQVHILVLVAALAMARMVGLMILMALFTRARIAGLLRNGVAIALSIPLMPLVYKTVTDTNMGPLMMVALGMKEMLLGAMLGFVMSLPFWAAEAAGDIVDLQRGVTMGSLIDPMMTHETSITGTLFSIVMIVIFLSLGGLLLMLDIVYTSYRIWPVDQFTPVFRTESVTLFLNLCTRIVTMALALAFPLIVGLLLSDILLALVSRAAPHLNIFAMSLAVKSLSFTVLLLLYAAFLLTYLKGELSFFGEINNLLEELVDIR, from the coding sequence ATGACATCGGTCGGTGGAATCTTTTCAGCGCTCCATCAGGTCCATATTCTGGTCCTGGTTGCGGCACTGGCAATGGCACGCATGGTCGGCCTGATGATCCTGATGGCTCTGTTCACGCGCGCCCGTATTGCAGGTCTCCTGCGCAATGGTGTGGCCATTGCATTGTCCATTCCACTCATGCCGCTTGTTTACAAGACCGTGACGGACACGAATATGGGCCCGTTAATGATGGTGGCCCTGGGCATGAAAGAAATGCTTCTCGGCGCGATGCTCGGCTTTGTCATGAGCCTTCCATTCTGGGCAGCAGAAGCAGCAGGTGACATAGTGGATCTTCAGCGCGGCGTGACGATGGGATCGCTTATCGATCCCATGATGACTCATGAAACCAGTATAACGGGTACACTTTTCAGCATCGTCATGATCGTGATTTTCCTGTCGCTGGGCGGATTGTTGCTGATGCTCGACATTGTCTATACGAGTTATCGCATATGGCCGGTCGATCAGTTCACCCCGGTCTTTCGCACCGAGAGCGTTACGCTTTTTCTCAATCTTTGCACACGGATCGTTACCATGGCCCTGGCTCTCGCGTTCCCGCTTATTGTCGGCCTGTTGCTCTCGGATATTCTGCTTGCGCTGGTATCGCGCGCGGCACCGCATCTCAATATTTTTGCCATGTCGCTCGCCGTGAAATCATTGTCATTCACGGTGCTGCTTCTCCTCTATGCAGCGTTTCTGCTCACCTATCTGAAGGGCGAGTTATCCTTCTTTGGTGAGATCAACAACCTCCTGGAGGAACTAGTCGATATACGATGA